The following proteins are co-located in the Marinobacter sediminum genome:
- the rpsL gene encoding 30S ribosomal protein S12: protein MATINQLVRKPRKRKVAKSDVPALQACPQRRGVCTRVYTTTPKKPNSALRKVCRVRLTNGYEVSSYIGGEGHNLQEHSVVLIRGGRVKDLPGVRYHTVRGTLDTQGVQNRKQGRSKYGTKRPKS from the coding sequence ATGGCAACGATTAATCAGTTGGTGCGTAAGCCTCGTAAGCGCAAGGTAGCCAAGAGCGATGTTCCTGCTCTCCAGGCCTGCCCTCAGCGCCGTGGTGTGTGCACTCGTGTATATACCACAACGCCGAAGAAGCCGAACTCAGCACTGCGTAAAGTGTGCCGTGTTCGTCTGACCAACGGCTACGAGGTTTCCTCTTACATTGGTGGTGAAGGTCACAACCTTCAGGAGCACAGTGTTGTGCTTATCCGTGGCGGTCGAGTAAAAGACCTTCCGGGTGTGCGCTATCACACTGTTCGCGGAACGCTGGACACCCAGGGTGTGCAGAACCGTAAGCAGGGCCGCTCCAAGTACGGTACAAAACGACCCAAGTCCTGA
- the rpoB gene encoding DNA-directed RNA polymerase subunit beta: MTYSYTEKKRIRKDFSKLPSVMDVPYLLSIQLDSFRDFLQMEAAPEDRRETGLHAAFKSVFPIVSYSGNAALEYVSYRIGEPVFDVKECQLRGVTYAAPLRVKVRLIIYDKESSNKAIKDIKEQEVYMGEMPLMTENGTFVINGTERVIVSQLHRSPGVFFDHDKGKTHSSGKLLYSARVIPYRGSWLDFEFDPKDSVFVRIDRRRKLPASILLRSLGYTSEQMLEMFFETSKFSLGAEVCKLELVPSRLRGDIATFDIKDNEGNVIAEEGRRITARHIKQLEKAGINELEVPTEYLYGRVLAKDMVDTKTGEVLVECNSELTEELITKILDAGVTEIETLYTNDLDCGPFMSDTLRIDPTRTPLEALVEIYRMMRPGEPPTKESAENLFNNLFFSEERYDLSSVGRMKLNRRLRREESTGEGTLTHEDIIDVLKTLIDIRNGQGNVDDIDNLGNRRVRCVGEMAENQFRVGLVRVERAVRERLSLAESEGLMPQDLINAKPVAAAVKEFFGSSQLSQFMDQNNPLSEVTHKRRISALGPGGLTRERAGFEVRDVHPTHYGRVCPIETPEGPNIGLINSLATYARSNSYGFLESPYRKVVEGVVTDEVVYLSAIEESNYVIAQASAAMDEESKRLTDELVTVRHQNEFTVTPPESVNFMDVSPRQVVSVAASLIPFLEHDDANRALMGANMQRQAVPTLRSQVPLVGTGVERTVAQDSGVCVTARRGGVIESVDAARIVVRVQNEETEAGDAGVDIYNLTKYTRSNQNTCINQRSIVREGDVIARGDVLADGPSVDLGELALGQNMRIAFMPWNGYNFEDSILISEKVVQEDRLTTIHIQELTCVARDTKLGSEEITADIPNVGESALSKLDESGIVYIGAEVGAGDILVGKVTPKGETQLTPEEKLLRAIFGEKASDVKDTSSRVPTGTRGTVIDVQVFTRDGIEKDQRAQSIEKEQLDQYRKDLKDEYRIVEGATFERLMNALKGQEVISGPGLKKGAALDESYLAELPRPDWFKLRMKDDSLNELLEKSEQGLEDRKKEHDARFDDKKGKLQQGDDLAPGVLKIVKVYLAIKRRIQPGDKMAGRHGNKGVISSVMPIEDMPYDEYGNTVDVVLNPLGVPSRMNVGQVLETHLGAAAKGLGERISKMLDEQRKIAELRKLLDEIYNHSDEVFKVDLDSLSDKEILEMCHNLRGGVPMATPVFDGAKEAEVKRMLELAGLSTTGQTMLYDGRTGDEFDRPVTVGYMYILKLNHLIDDKMHARSTGSYSLVTQQPLGGKAQFGGQRFGEMEVWALEAYGAAYTLQEMLTVKSDDVNGRTKMYKNIVDGDHRMEPGMPESFNVLVKEIRSLGIDIELESE, translated from the coding sequence ATGACTTACTCCTACACTGAGAAAAAGCGGATTCGCAAAGATTTTAGTAAATTGCCTTCCGTGATGGACGTCCCCTATTTGCTGTCTATTCAGCTGGATTCGTTCCGGGACTTCCTCCAAATGGAAGCCGCTCCTGAGGACCGTCGGGAAACCGGTCTTCACGCAGCATTCAAATCCGTATTCCCGATTGTCAGTTACTCTGGCAACGCCGCGCTCGAATACGTGAGTTACCGTATCGGTGAGCCGGTTTTCGATGTCAAGGAATGCCAGCTTAGGGGCGTAACCTACGCAGCGCCGCTGCGGGTGAAAGTCCGTCTTATCATTTATGATAAGGAATCGTCCAACAAGGCGATCAAGGACATTAAAGAGCAGGAAGTTTACATGGGCGAGATGCCCTTGATGACCGAGAACGGTACCTTCGTTATCAACGGTACCGAGCGCGTTATTGTTTCCCAGCTCCACCGTTCACCGGGTGTGTTCTTCGATCACGACAAGGGTAAGACCCATTCATCCGGCAAGCTGCTGTATTCAGCCCGGGTGATTCCTTACCGTGGCTCCTGGCTCGATTTCGAGTTCGATCCGAAGGACTCCGTGTTCGTTCGTATCGACCGTCGCCGGAAGCTGCCCGCGTCCATCCTGCTTCGGTCTCTGGGGTACACCTCCGAGCAGATGCTTGAGATGTTCTTCGAAACCAGTAAGTTCAGCCTGGGCGCAGAAGTGTGCAAGCTGGAACTGGTTCCGAGCCGACTGCGTGGTGACATTGCAACCTTCGATATCAAAGACAACGAAGGCAATGTGATCGCCGAAGAAGGTCGCCGGATTACTGCGCGCCACATCAAGCAGTTGGAAAAAGCCGGTATTAACGAACTGGAAGTGCCGACTGAGTATCTTTATGGCCGCGTTCTGGCGAAAGATATGGTCGACACCAAAACCGGTGAAGTGCTGGTTGAGTGTAACTCCGAACTGACCGAAGAGCTGATTACAAAGATTCTGGATGCCGGTGTGACAGAGATCGAAACTCTGTATACCAATGATCTGGACTGTGGTCCGTTCATGTCAGATACACTGCGCATCGATCCGACCCGCACGCCTCTGGAGGCGCTGGTCGAAATCTATCGCATGATGCGTCCGGGCGAGCCGCCCACTAAAGAGTCGGCCGAGAACCTGTTTAACAACCTGTTCTTCTCCGAAGAGCGTTACGACCTGTCTTCAGTTGGTCGTATGAAGCTCAATCGTCGGCTTCGTCGCGAGGAAAGTACCGGCGAAGGTACGCTGACTCATGAGGACATTATTGATGTTCTCAAGACTCTGATCGATATCCGTAATGGCCAGGGCAATGTGGATGACATTGATAACCTGGGTAACCGTCGCGTTCGTTGCGTCGGTGAGATGGCTGAAAACCAGTTCCGTGTGGGGCTGGTGCGCGTCGAGCGTGCTGTGCGCGAACGCTTGAGCCTTGCCGAGAGCGAAGGCCTGATGCCGCAGGATCTGATTAACGCCAAGCCGGTGGCGGCTGCCGTTAAGGAGTTCTTTGGCTCCAGCCAGCTGTCGCAGTTTATGGATCAGAACAATCCGCTGTCCGAGGTAACTCACAAGCGTCGTATCTCGGCCCTTGGGCCGGGTGGTCTGACCCGTGAGCGTGCCGGCTTCGAAGTTCGTGACGTGCATCCGACTCACTATGGTCGGGTATGTCCTATCGAGACTCCGGAAGGTCCGAACATCGGTCTGATCAACTCGCTGGCGACCTATGCCCGTTCCAACTCCTACGGTTTCCTTGAGAGTCCGTACAGGAAAGTTGTTGAGGGTGTGGTTACGGATGAAGTCGTGTATCTGTCCGCCATCGAAGAGAGCAACTATGTCATCGCCCAGGCCAGCGCGGCTATGGACGAAGAGAGTAAGCGTCTCACCGATGAGCTGGTCACCGTGCGGCACCAGAACGAATTTACGGTGACACCGCCCGAGAGCGTTAACTTCATGGACGTATCACCGCGCCAGGTAGTTTCTGTCGCTGCGTCTCTGATTCCGTTCCTGGAACACGACGATGCTAACCGCGCCCTGATGGGGGCTAACATGCAGCGTCAGGCGGTTCCGACTCTGCGCTCCCAGGTTCCTCTGGTCGGCACCGGTGTTGAACGCACCGTGGCCCAGGACTCCGGTGTTTGTGTAACTGCCCGTCGTGGCGGTGTCATTGAGAGTGTGGATGCGGCCCGTATCGTGGTGCGCGTCCAAAATGAGGAAACCGAAGCGGGTGATGCGGGTGTAGATATCTACAACCTCACCAAATATACCCGTTCAAACCAGAACACCTGTATCAACCAGCGTTCTATCGTGCGTGAGGGTGATGTCATTGCCCGCGGCGACGTGCTGGCAGATGGTCCGTCTGTGGATCTGGGTGAACTGGCGCTGGGGCAGAATATGCGTATCGCGTTCATGCCCTGGAACGGTTACAACTTTGAGGACTCCATTCTTATCTCCGAGAAAGTGGTTCAGGAAGATCGCCTGACCACCATCCACATTCAGGAACTGACCTGTGTGGCTCGGGATACCAAGCTGGGTAGCGAAGAAATCACCGCTGATATTCCGAACGTAGGTGAGAGCGCGCTGTCCAAGCTGGATGAGTCCGGTATTGTCTATATCGGTGCTGAGGTTGGCGCAGGGGATATCCTGGTCGGCAAGGTTACGCCGAAAGGCGAAACCCAGCTCACTCCGGAGGAGAAGCTGCTACGTGCCATCTTCGGTGAGAAGGCCTCGGACGTTAAGGACACGTCTTCACGTGTTCCTACCGGTACCCGCGGTACCGTGATCGACGTGCAGGTCTTCACTCGCGACGGTATTGAGAAGGACCAGCGTGCCCAGTCCATCGAGAAAGAGCAGTTGGACCAGTACCGCAAGGACCTGAAAGACGAATACCGTATCGTTGAGGGTGCTACCTTTGAGCGTCTGATGAATGCGCTGAAAGGGCAGGAAGTGATCAGTGGTCCGGGGCTGAAGAAAGGTGCGGCACTGGACGAGAGCTACCTGGCCGAGCTGCCACGGCCCGACTGGTTCAAGCTGCGGATGAAAGACGACAGCCTGAATGAGCTCCTGGAGAAATCCGAGCAGGGTCTGGAAGATCGCAAGAAAGAGCACGACGCACGGTTTGACGATAAGAAGGGCAAGTTGCAGCAAGGCGACGACCTGGCTCCTGGCGTGCTCAAGATCGTCAAGGTCTACCTTGCTATCAAGCGTCGCATCCAGCCGGGCGACAAGATGGCTGGCCGTCACGGTAACAAGGGTGTTATTTCTTCGGTCATGCCGATTGAAGATATGCCTTACGATGAGTACGGCAACACTGTAGATGTCGTTTTGAACCCGCTGGGTGTACCGTCGCGGATGAACGTAGGTCAGGTGCTTGAGACCCATCTGGGTGCAGCGGCCAAGGGGCTGGGTGAGCGGATCAGCAAGATGCTGGACGAGCAACGCAAGATTGCCGAGCTGCGCAAGCTGCTGGATGAGATCTACAACCACTCGGATGAAGTGTTCAAGGTGGATCTGGATTCCCTGTCTGACAAGGAAATCCTGGAGATGTGCCACAACCTTCGTGGTGGTGTACCTATGGCAACACCGGTCTTCGATGGTGCCAAGGAAGCCGAGGTCAAGCGGATGCTTGAGCTCGCTGGCCTGAGCACTACCGGCCAGACCATGTTGTACGATGGCCGTACCGGGGATGAATTTGATCGTCCGGTGACCGTCGGCTACATGTACATCCTGAAGCTGAACCACCTGATCGACGACAAGATGCACGCTCGTTCCACCGGTTCTTACAGCCTGGTTACCCAGCAGCCGCTGGGTGGTAAGGCGCAGTTCGGTGGTCAGCGCTTCGGTGAGATGGAAGTGTGGGCCCTCGAGGCTTACGGCGCAGCATATACGCTGCAGGAAATGCTCACCGTCAAGTCTGATGATGTGAATGGTCGGACCAAGATGTACAAGAACATTGTCGATGGCGATCATCGCATGGAGCCGGGCATGCCCGAGTCCTTCAACGTTCTTGTCAAGGAAATCCGCTCGTTGGGTATCGACATCGAGCTGGAATCCGAGTGA
- the rpsG gene encoding 30S ribosomal protein S7, translating into MPRRRVAAKREIIPDPKFGSARLAKFINHVMESGKKSVAERIVYGALDIVADKSKEEPIDMFEKALENIQPMVEVKSRRVGGATYQVPVEVRPSRQNALAMRWLVEFSRKRGEKSMAQRLAGEILDAADSKGSAVKKREDVHRMAEANKAFSHFRF; encoded by the coding sequence ATGCCTAGAAGAAGAGTTGCAGCAAAACGGGAAATTATCCCGGATCCTAAGTTCGGCAGTGCACGCCTTGCCAAGTTCATCAATCACGTGATGGAAAGCGGCAAGAAATCCGTTGCAGAGCGCATTGTTTATGGCGCGCTCGATATCGTTGCCGACAAATCCAAAGAAGAGCCGATCGACATGTTCGAAAAGGCCCTGGAAAACATCCAGCCGATGGTTGAGGTTAAGTCCCGTCGTGTGGGTGGTGCTACATACCAGGTGCCGGTAGAAGTACGGCCTTCCCGTCAAAACGCGCTGGCAATGCGCTGGCTCGTAGAATTCTCACGGAAGCGTGGTGAAAAGTCCATGGCACAGCGTCTGGCAGGTGAGATCCTGGATGCCGCTGATAGCAAGGGCTCCGCTGTTAAGAAGCGCGAAGACGTTCATCGCATGGCAGAAGCCAACAAGGCGTTCTCTCACTTCCGTTTCTAA
- the rpoC gene encoding DNA-directed RNA polymerase subunit beta' — translation MKDLLNLLKSQNQSKEFDAIRIGLASPDMIRSWSFGEVKKPETINYRTFKPERDGLFCAKIFGPIKDYECLCGKYKRLKHRGVICEKCGVEVALASVRRERMGHIELASPVAHIWFLKSLPSRIGLMLDMTLRDIERVLYFESFIVIDPGMTTLESGQLLNDEQYYEALEEFGDEFDARMGAEAVKELLEGIDLQAEVDSLREEIPQTNSETKIKKFSKRLKILEAFLYSGNKPGDMVMTVLPVLPPDLRPLVPLDGGRFATSDLNDLYRRVINRNNRLKRLLELNAPDIIVRNEKRMLQEAVDALLDNGRRGRAITGTNKRPLKSLADMIKGKQGRFRQNLLGKRVDYSGRSVIVVGPYLRLHQCGLPKKMALELFKPFIFSKLEHRGLATTIKAAKKMVEREEGVVWDILDEVIREHPIMLNRAPTLHRLGIQAFEPVLIEGKAIQLHPLVCAAYNADFDGDQMAVHVPLTLEAQLEARALMMSTNNVLSPANGEPIIVPSQDVVLGLYYMTRERKNAVGEGMTFADVKEAHRAYGAGKVDLQARVKVRVKEVAIAEDGSRSEAYNIVDTTVGRALLFDIVPDGLSFELVNKPMVKKAISNLINTCYRDAGLKDTVIFADQLMYMGYHYATVSGISIGFNDFEIPPEKYELVDAASQEVKDIETQYASGLLTQGEKYNKVIDIWSRANDKVSKAMMERLSKEQVVGPDGQPVKGEDGEYLMQESFNSVYMMADSGARGSAAQIRQLAGMRGLMAKPDGSIIETPITANFREGLNVLQYFISTHGARKGLADTALKTANSGYLTRRLVDVSQDLVVTEEDCGTDEGLLMTPHIEGGDVVVPLGDRVLGRVTARDAFTPTDKDNAVVSAGTLLDEKTIETLERAGVDEVWVRSAITCETRHGICSKCYGRDLARGHQVNVGEAVGVIAAQSIGEPGTQLTMRTFHIGGAASRASAVDNIQVKHGGTVRLHNLKSIEKTDGSLVVISRSSALAIADEQGREREWYKLPYGAVLSVKHGDAVEAGVVVAKWDPHTHPIIAEAEGTAKFVNMDQGITVRTQTDELTGLSTMEVIDPKERPAAGKDIRPAIQIQDSSGNDVELPGGGAAIFFLPANALVTMANGARIELGDVVARIPQESSKTRDITGGLPRVADLFEARRPKESSILAEISGMVSFGKETKGKKRLVITPKDADAYEVLIPKHRQLNVFEGETVEKGEVISDGPSNPHDILRLLGVVELAKYITNEIQDVYRLQGVVINDKHIEVIVRQMLRKVEINDPGETTLLSGDQVEITQVLEENETANAADKEPARFDRLLLGITKASLATESFISAASFQETTRVLTEGAVTGKRDYLRGLKENVVVGRLIPAGTGLAYHSERRRKRELEAQGVTAADVEEALSAELNRES, via the coding sequence ATGAAAGATTTGCTGAATCTTCTCAAGAGCCAGAACCAAAGCAAGGAATTTGATGCCATCCGAATCGGCCTGGCATCGCCTGACATGATTCGCTCGTGGTCTTTTGGCGAAGTGAAGAAGCCTGAGACCATTAATTACCGTACCTTCAAGCCGGAGCGTGACGGTCTTTTCTGTGCCAAGATCTTCGGCCCGATCAAGGACTACGAGTGCTTGTGTGGCAAGTACAAGCGCCTCAAACATCGCGGTGTTATCTGCGAGAAGTGTGGCGTGGAAGTGGCACTGGCGAGTGTTCGCCGTGAGCGAATGGGCCACATTGAGCTGGCCAGTCCGGTCGCCCATATCTGGTTTCTGAAATCACTGCCGTCCCGCATCGGTTTGATGTTGGACATGACCCTGCGCGATATCGAGCGCGTGTTGTACTTTGAATCGTTCATTGTGATCGATCCGGGTATGACCACGCTTGAGAGTGGTCAGCTGCTGAACGATGAGCAGTACTACGAGGCGCTGGAAGAGTTCGGTGACGAGTTCGATGCCCGTATGGGTGCCGAGGCCGTCAAGGAGCTGCTTGAGGGCATCGACCTGCAGGCCGAGGTGGATTCGCTGCGCGAGGAAATCCCGCAGACCAACTCTGAAACCAAAATCAAGAAGTTCAGCAAGCGCCTGAAGATTCTTGAGGCCTTCCTCTACTCCGGCAACAAGCCGGGCGACATGGTCATGACCGTGCTGCCGGTTCTGCCGCCGGACTTGCGTCCGCTGGTACCGCTGGACGGTGGCCGTTTCGCGACTTCCGATCTCAACGACCTTTACCGTCGTGTGATCAACCGGAACAATCGCCTCAAGCGCCTGCTGGAGCTGAACGCTCCGGACATCATCGTGCGTAACGAGAAGCGGATGCTGCAGGAAGCTGTGGACGCATTGCTGGATAACGGTCGTCGCGGTCGCGCCATTACCGGAACCAACAAGCGTCCGCTGAAGTCTCTGGCTGACATGATCAAGGGTAAGCAGGGTCGTTTCCGTCAAAACCTGCTTGGTAAGCGTGTGGACTACTCCGGTCGTTCGGTGATTGTAGTGGGTCCGTACCTGCGTCTGCACCAGTGTGGTCTTCCCAAGAAGATGGCCCTGGAGCTGTTCAAGCCGTTTATTTTCTCCAAGCTTGAGCACCGCGGTCTGGCAACCACGATCAAGGCCGCCAAGAAGATGGTCGAACGTGAGGAAGGCGTTGTCTGGGACATCCTCGACGAAGTCATCCGCGAGCATCCGATCATGCTGAACCGTGCGCCGACCCTGCACCGTTTGGGTATCCAGGCGTTCGAGCCGGTATTGATTGAAGGCAAGGCTATCCAGTTGCACCCCTTGGTGTGTGCGGCGTACAACGCCGACTTCGACGGTGACCAGATGGCGGTACACGTGCCGCTGACACTGGAAGCCCAGCTCGAAGCCCGTGCGTTGATGATGTCTACCAACAACGTACTGTCGCCGGCGAATGGTGAGCCCATCATCGTACCGTCGCAGGACGTGGTTCTGGGTCTGTATTACATGACCCGTGAGCGTAAAAATGCGGTTGGTGAGGGCATGACCTTCGCGGACGTGAAAGAGGCGCATCGCGCCTACGGTGCTGGCAAGGTTGACCTCCAGGCACGCGTCAAGGTGCGGGTCAAGGAAGTAGCCATTGCTGAAGATGGTTCTCGCTCCGAAGCGTACAACATTGTTGATACCACGGTCGGCCGTGCCCTGTTGTTTGATATCGTGCCCGATGGCCTCTCCTTCGAGCTGGTCAACAAGCCGATGGTCAAGAAGGCAATTTCGAACCTCATCAACACCTGTTATCGCGATGCCGGTTTGAAAGACACGGTTATCTTCGCGGATCAGCTCATGTACATGGGTTATCACTATGCGACGGTATCCGGTATCTCCATCGGCTTTAACGATTTCGAGATCCCCCCTGAGAAGTACGAGCTGGTTGATGCCGCTTCCCAGGAAGTGAAGGACATCGAAACTCAGTACGCGTCCGGTCTGCTGACCCAGGGCGAAAAGTACAACAAGGTCATCGACATCTGGTCCCGCGCCAACGACAAGGTCTCCAAGGCCATGATGGAGCGTCTGTCGAAAGAGCAGGTTGTTGGCCCGGATGGTCAACCTGTGAAGGGCGAAGATGGCGAATACCTGATGCAGGAGTCGTTCAACTCTGTCTACATGATGGCGGATTCCGGCGCCCGGGGTTCTGCGGCACAGATTCGTCAGCTCGCCGGTATGCGTGGTCTGATGGCCAAACCGGACGGTTCGATCATCGAGACGCCAATCACGGCGAACTTCCGTGAAGGTCTGAACGTACTTCAGTACTTCATCTCGACTCATGGTGCTCGTAAAGGTCTGGCGGATACCGCTCTGAAGACGGCTAACTCAGGTTACCTGACCCGTCGTCTGGTTGACGTGTCTCAGGATCTGGTTGTAACCGAGGAAGACTGTGGCACCGATGAAGGCCTGCTGATGACGCCGCACATCGAAGGTGGCGACGTTGTTGTGCCGCTGGGTGATCGTGTTCTGGGTCGTGTAACTGCCCGTGATGCCTTTACGCCGACCGACAAGGACAACGCCGTTGTTTCAGCCGGTACGCTGCTTGATGAGAAAACCATCGAGACGCTGGAGCGCGCGGGTGTGGACGAAGTCTGGGTTCGCTCTGCGATTACCTGTGAAACCCGTCATGGCATCTGTTCCAAGTGTTACGGCCGTGATCTGGCCCGTGGTCATCAGGTTAACGTTGGTGAAGCTGTTGGCGTTATCGCGGCTCAGTCCATCGGTGAGCCGGGTACCCAGCTTACGATGCGTACCTTCCACATTGGTGGTGCAGCCAGCCGGGCGTCTGCTGTCGATAACATCCAGGTCAAGCACGGCGGTACGGTACGCCTGCACAACCTGAAGTCTATTGAAAAGACTGACGGCTCCCTGGTTGTTATTTCCCGTTCCTCCGCGCTGGCGATTGCCGACGAGCAGGGCCGTGAGCGTGAGTGGTACAAACTGCCCTACGGTGCTGTTCTGTCTGTGAAGCATGGCGATGCCGTGGAAGCTGGCGTTGTTGTGGCGAAGTGGGATCCGCATACCCACCCGATTATCGCCGAGGCCGAAGGTACCGCGAAGTTCGTCAACATGGATCAGGGCATCACTGTCCGGACCCAGACCGACGAGCTTACCGGCCTGTCCACCATGGAGGTTATCGATCCGAAGGAGCGTCCGGCGGCTGGTAAGGATATCCGTCCGGCGATCCAGATTCAGGATTCCAGTGGCAACGATGTAGAGCTGCCAGGTGGTGGTGCTGCGATCTTCTTCCTGCCGGCCAACGCACTGGTCACCATGGCCAACGGCGCCCGGATTGAGCTGGGTGACGTAGTTGCCCGGATTCCGCAGGAAAGCTCGAAGACCCGTGACATTACTGGTGGTCTGCCGCGGGTTGCCGACCTGTTCGAGGCCCGTCGCCCGAAAGAGTCGTCCATCCTGGCGGAAATCAGTGGCATGGTGTCCTTCGGTAAAGAAACCAAAGGCAAGAAGCGTCTGGTTATTACGCCGAAAGATGCTGATGCCTATGAGGTTCTGATTCCGAAGCATCGCCAGCTCAACGTATTCGAAGGTGAAACGGTTGAGAAGGGTGAGGTGATCTCGGACGGTCCGTCCAATCCGCACGACATTCTGCGTCTGCTGGGTGTGGTCGAGCTGGCCAAGTACATCACCAACGAAATCCAGGACGTGTATCGTCTGCAGGGTGTTGTTATCAACGATAAACACATTGAGGTTATCGTTCGTCAGATGCTGCGGAAGGTTGAAATTAACGATCCCGGCGAAACGACACTGCTGTCTGGCGACCAGGTGGAAATCACCCAGGTTCTGGAAGAAAACGAGACCGCGAACGCAGCGGACAAAGAACCGGCACGGTTCGATCGTCTGCTGTTGGGTATCACCAAAGCCTCCCTGGCAACTGAGTCGTTCATCTCTGCGGCTTCGTTCCAGGAGACTACCCGCGTACTCACCGAAGGTGCAGTTACCGGTAAGCGTGACTACCTGCGCGGTCTGAAAGAAAACGTTGTGGTTGGTCGACTGATTCCTGCGGGTACCGGTCTGGCCTATCACAGTGAGCGTCGCCGCAAGCGCGAACTGGAAGCCCAGGGCGTGACTGCTGCCGACGTGGAAGAAGCACTGAGCGCGGAGCTCAACCGCGAAAGCTGA